A window from Sus scrofa isolate TJ Tabasco breed Duroc chromosome 2, Sscrofa11.1, whole genome shotgun sequence encodes these proteins:
- the LOC106509573 gene encoding palladin-like, protein MSEIKKKTTRVSLNISSPVNETSSIRSSYSTLVQPLLIDPHRMQSPCSSSLSGSTCAVAPVFTKHLQDISTTRGQFVVFECRVQATATVQVHWYREKEQIADSDDFRILRKKACLSSIPEEVCTLIITEAFPEDSGQFKCIAENEAGTAVSTARLFVSPEGRDLEKSERSPKSPMRKFSPKLASFPWSSDSYIKEKNSDNTPINLMPTIPETGSHTEHEVQVPKKDFCTTNENSSELQPQW, encoded by the exons ATGTCAGA aataaagaagaaaaccacTAGAGTTTCTCTAAACATCAGTTCCCCAGTTAATGAAACCTCTAGTATCAGATCAAGTTACTCTACCTTAGTTCAACCATTGCTTATTGACCCCCACAGG ATGCAGAGCCCTTGCAGCAGCAGCCTGTCGGGGTCCACTTGTGCTGTAGCCCCTGTGTTTACCAAG CATCTTCAAGACATCTCTACAACCAGAGGTCAGTTTGTCGTGTTTGAATGCCGagtccaggccacagccacagttcaAGTTCACTGgtacagagagaaagagcagatAGCAGACTCAGATGACTTCCGAATTCTGAGGAAAA AAGCTTGTTTATCATCCATTCCTG AGGAGGTGTGCACCTTGATTATCACAGAAGCATTTCCTGAAGATTCTGGGCAATTCAAATGTATTGCAGAAAATGAGGCTGGGACTGCAGTCTCCACAGCACGACTCTTTGTTTCCCCAG aagGAAGAGATCTGGAGAAATCAGAGCGTTCTCCAAAGTCACCCATGAGGAAATTTTCTCCAAAACTGGCCTCCTTTCCCTGGAGCAGTGACAgctacataaaggaaaaaaattcagacaaCACCCCAATAAACCTTATGCCAACTATTCCTGAAACAGGCAGTCACACCGAACATGAGGTCCAGGTTCCAAAGAAGGATTTCTGTACCACCAATGAAAATTCCTCTGAACTACAACCACAATGGTAA